DNA from Spartinivicinus poritis:
GGAGCCATGCCTGTAGTCCAGCCCTTTAAGTCTTCCTCATCCTGCTAGTCAAGCATTAAAAACTTCGGAATCGAGTTAAAGAGTGGATACATGCAGTAGAAGCTACTAAAGGGGCCAAAATTAATGAGTCTGCTATCTCTATTATTAACCCTCATACAGGGGAAACAATTTCAATTGAGGGCCACCCTGGAGATACTCATGTACTGCTAAAGCCTGCTGAAGACAGAGGAGATATCCATAAGTCAGAATGGGTACACTGCTTTAGTTACTTTCAAGGCACTGCTTCATTTAAAGTTACCTGGGATACTCATGATATAAGTCACCCTGTTAGAACCATCGCTGCTGCCCTAGCTCATGCCTTACAAGCACAAATAATCGACGATGATGGTGAGGTCTATAATTGGTAGCATTATTTTAACCCCATTAGCTGTAATAATAATGATCCTTCTGACGTATAATTAATTATTTTGGTTAACCAACAAGCAGGATTTAAGGGAATAGAATGGCGAAGTTTCTAAACACTAGCGCTACGAACTATTTTTTAGAAGAACTGATTAAAAATGCTAGAGATAGGTTGGTGTTAATTAGCCCCTACTTAAAAGCAATACTGCGGACAGTTTTATAGGTGTTGTATGTTAGTGTTTACGGGGGGAGTGCTCTACTCTCATATACTTTATTGCAAGATAGCCTGAGGCTTAACATGCAATAAACTCCTCCTTCCTATGGTACATGGCCTGTAGAGCAATGTTTTATAATTCAAAAACTGTCTACAGTATTGTAAAAGTTAATGAACGCATTAAAGAGCTACTGGAAGACAAAAACCGGTTAAAAATTGATATTCGATTAATTTATGGCAAAAACGAGCTGCAGCCTGACGAAATTGATTGGTTAAAAAGCTTGGACTTCGTTCGTACCAGTTTTTGTAAAAACCTGCATGCCAAGTGTTACCTCAATGAAGAGCTGGCTATCATTACCAGTTTAAACTTGTACGAATTTAGCCAGGTCAATAACAATGAAATGGGCATTTTAGTACAGCGCGCTGATGAGCCTGACTTATACAATGATGCCTATGAAGAAGCACAACGAATCATTCGCATCAGTGATGAAGTCAGAATCACGATGGAAAAAGTTGATAAAGCACTTGAGACAGACAGTTCCCCAGCAACAAGCAAACCCAAGCCTGACAAGCTTTCTACATCTAAAATAGCAAAGAGCTCTGGCTTGAAAACTAACGAGCTAATTAGTCAATTATTGCAAGCGGGCTACTTGGAAGAAAAAGAAGGTAAAAATTATCTTACCCAAAAAGGTAAAGATGCTGGTGGAGAGTTTCGTATGAGTAAACAATTTGGTCCTTACTTTATTTGGCCTAGCTCATTCAGCATTAAGTAATGCCTGTTTAATCATCAATAAAGGCTTTACTACAAAGGCCTTTATTGATCTGACTTAATTATGATAGAGCATAGTCTTTTAAGCGCTTTAACGGTGTCACTTTAACCTGCACTGAGGCTGGCTTAGCCTTAAACATCATCTCTTCTCCTGTAAAAGGGTTCACTCCTTTACGGGCTTTGGTAGCAGGCTTTTTCTTAGTCACTATTTTCATCAAGCCAGGCAGGGTGAACTCACCACAACCCCGCTTTTTAATGTGTCGCTCCATCAAGTCAGTCAGTTCATCAAGAACAGCTGTGACTTCTTTTTTTGTCAGCCCAGTGTTTGCTGCTAACTCAGCTAATATTTGTGTTTTTGTGTACCGTTCTTTTATCGCTGGCAGTTTTTTTATTGTCATGTTGAGCGTCCAGTGCTGGTTATTGGATGGCCAATGAATATTGATAGCAGATACCTAGCAGTTGGTAAACACGTTTTAAAGCCTATTAGAGAAGATTTAATCTATAAATACCACGAGCTGTAGTTATCTATGACTTGAGCCGCTGCTATTTTGAATAGCTAATGATTCAGCAGCAAAACACCGCTACAATCACCCTACCCCCTTAACCAGCGAGATTCTATACATGCTGACAGAGCGTATCGATCAATGGATAGAACAATGGAAATTAGAAGGTTATCAGGAAGGCTATCAAAAAGGTTATCGAGATGGACATGCTAACGCCCTTCATTTAGTGCTACAAGGGCGGTTTGGTGAACTACCCGCTTGGGTGAGTGAAAAAATAAACAATGCAGACTCTATCACCTTGAAACATTGGCTAATCAATTTCTGTAGGGCAGATCAGCTTGAAGCGATTTTCACATAGTGTTTTCAATAGATAGCGAGAATATCAACACTTTCTGACTAACTCATTGTATGCTGCATAGATAATTAACTGCACTCTTTTTTATTAATATCCTTATCCGCTAAAATGGGCTGCATCAGTGTAGTAATAAAATAAGAGACCCGGTTATTAATCACTCCCAGCCTATTCACCAACACCAGCCATTAATTCATTTGTCAGGTCCCGTTGAACGGGTCACCTTTCACAGTGAAGCATCTGGTTTTTTTGTCATTCGAGTTAAAGTCAAAGGCCAGCGAGACTTGGTAACCGTCACCGGCAATACCCCTTCGATTACAGCAGGTGAATATATTGAAGCCACGGGGATATGGATTAATGACCCTAAACACGGAGTGCAATTTCAAGCCAAAACCATCAAAACGATTGTGCCAACAACGTTAGAAGGCATCGAAAAGTATTTAGGCTCTGGGATGGTGAAAGGGATTGGGCCTCACTTTGCCAAACGGTTAGTCAAAACCTTTGGGGAAGCAGTGTTTGATGTGATTGAACAAACGCCAGAGCGCTTACTGGAGTTAGAGGGTATTGGCAAAAAACGGCAAGTGAAAATCACCTCCGCCTGGGCTGAACAAAAAGTAGTTCGAGATATTATGGTGTTTTTACAATCCCATGGAGTGGGTACTTCAAGAGCCGTACGCATATATAAGACTTATGGTGATCAAGCAGTCCAAAAAGTGCAGGAAAACCCATATCAACTGGCCTTGGATATCCATGGGATTGGCTTTAAAACAGCAGATCAAATTGCCCAAAATATTGGTATTGCGCCTACTTCATTAATCCGAGCTCAGGCGGGGTTACGCCATACGTTGCAGGAGTTTTCTTCTCAAGGCCATTGTGCCCAGCCTGTTCAGGATTTACTCAAAGCGGCAGAGTCTTTGCTGGAAATTCCCCAGCCAATTTTGAGCGAAGCGTTGGCTAAGGAAATTGCCGAAGAGCGTTTAAAGCCCGATCAAATTAATGAACAAGAGGTGGTATTTCTCACGCCTTTGTATCGAGCAGAGCAAGGGGTGGCCAATCATGCACAACGACTGCTACAGGGGCAAACACCCTGGGGTAGTATTGATATTGATGCCGCTATTCAGTGGGTTGAGCAAAAAAACGACATAACGTTATCCTCCTCGCAACGTTCAGCTGTTGAAACCGCTGTTAATCACAAGTGTTGTGTCATTACAGGCGGCCCAGGTGTCGGTAAAACTACGACGGTCAACAGCATTCTTAAAATTATTAAAGCCAAAAAGGCTTCTGTTTTATTATGTGCGCCGACTGGAAGGGCGGCAAAGCGGCTAAGTGAGTCAACGGGATTAGAAGCTCTCACCATTCACAGGCTATTAGAGTTTGACCCATCTGCTTTTGATTTCAAACGTAATCAAGATAATCCACTAGAAACAGACTGCTTAATCATTGATGAAACGTCAATGGTCGATGTAGTCCTGATGAATCAGCTATTACGCGCAGTGCCTGATGACGCTGCCGTACTTTTAGTGGGGGATGTTGACCAGCTGCCATCTGTAGGGCCAGGTTCTGTTTTAGCCGATTTTATTGAGTCAGGACAAATACCCGTGGCTCGCTTAACAGAAATATTCAGGCAAGCCGCCACTTCAAAAATTATTACCTCTGCCCATGCAATTAATCGGGGGAAGCCTCCTTATCCTTCAAAAAAAGGCGAGGATACCGATTTCTTTTATATTACTGTGGACTCTGCAGAAGCAGCACAAGCAATGCTCATGAAGGTAGTCACTGAACGGTTACCCAAGCGGTATGATTTTCATCCTATTGATGATATTCAGGTGCTATGTCCAATGAACCGAGGAGGGCTTGGTGCACGCAGTTTAAACATTGCCTTACAAAGTCAATTAAATGGAGACCAACACCCACAAGTGACCCGGTTTGGCTGGACTTATGCGCCTGGTGATAAAGTTATTCAGACTATTAATAACTACGACAAAGAAGCCTTTAATGGGGATATTGGCCGTGTTCAGCAAGTAGACCTTGAAGAAAATCAATTATGGGTAGATTTTGAAGGGCGACAAGTGGAGTATGCATTTAATGAGCTGGATGAATTATCACTGGCCTATGCCACTACAATCCATAAATCACAGGGCTCTGAGTATCCATGCGTTGTCATTCCCATGACTATGCAGCACTTTATGTTGTTAGAGCGAAACTTGCTGTATACCGGTGTTACTCGTGGCAAACAAATGGTTGTGTTGATTGGCGAAGCTAAAGCGGTAGCCATGGCCAGTAAACGGCTAACCTCAGCAAAACGCCTTACTAATTTGGTCAATCAATTACAGCTAGCTAAAATTGGCTGACCCTTCGCTACAACCTTTGTAACAAGGATTTGCCTTTTGCCGTTAGCCATATCAGCTTAAAGCGCTGATCTTCCTTGCTTTGTTTGACCTTGATTAGCTTCACATCCCCACTTTCTTCCCTACCTTCTTCCAGGCGGCGGATAGTGGTCGCCACGTTTTTTTCATTAACACCCATAAACTAGGATAACTCGGAAACTGAGCAGCCTTCGTTATCCTTGATTGCCATTAAAGTGGCCAGTGTTCGAACTGTTATACGAGGGTGTTGCATCGACAGTTTGGTAAGCTTTTTAGTGTTCATCATAGGTACTTCTTTTTTATTTCAATTTGAAGTATCAATAAGAATGGCAGGAAGCCTAGAAATATCAAGGCTGTTAGCCTATGCCTCTTCAATTACGCTGTGTTATCTTAGGCGAAGCGATGACAGATCAAGAACTCAATAAAAGAAAAGCCTATTTTGCCAAAGTTAGGTTAAATAATTACCAGGCAAGTTTGCGGCTAGAAGGTATTGAGGTGCCGAATATTCCACCCGCACAAAACAAAGCTGAGATACTAGAAAAATATAAGGCCACAAAATCTTGATGTTACCCAATACCTTATATCCACCACGAACAAGCTTTAGAGTAAACAGAGCGGGAGTTATCCATGCTTACCCGCTTCAATTCTGATTATAAAAAGCGTTGGACAAAAACAGTACTAACGATTTTTGGCTAAGTTATTTTGTGGGCTTTTGGCCAAAAAGCGACCTCCTCAACCTTTAAGATAAAATACATATTTTACATACTATATGTATTTTATGTATAATTAGACATGTCAACTATTTAGCAAAGGTGTTTTGTTATGGACTGGCAACATGATTCAATTTCAGCCACTGAATTGGCCCGTAATATGGCATCAGTGATAGATAAAGTAAGGGTGTCAGGCCATAGCGTGTACATCACGAAAGGCTCACAAACTGTAGCAGAGCTAAGTCCGCCGCCTAAACAAGGATTTCCAATTGAACAGCTTGGCAGCTTACTGGAAAGTTTGCCTTCTCTGGGTAATGATGCTCAACAAATGGCTGAAGATCTCAAAGAGGCCCGAAGCCACGCTGATTTGCCGGAGAACCCATGGGACTAATCATTGATACCAATGTGTTTATTGACGCGGAAAATGGCCGTTTAGATCTCAGCATATTGTCTGGGCTTTCAGCTCATGGTGATGCGTTTATTGCAGCAGTTACTGTTTCTGAGCTATTAGTAGGTGTTCACATGGCAAAAACGGCTGATATACGTATCAGACGTTCTGCTTTTGTAGAGGGCATTATTAAACATATTCCTATTATGGAGTTTTCAATGTCAGTCGCCAGAACCTATGGTGAGCTCTATAGCCATTTTTTAAAGCCTCGCAATAAATCAGCAAAAAATGTTCATGACCTGCAAATTGCTGCTACCGCTATTGCCCATGGCTTTGCAGTACTCACTAGTAATGTTGAAGATTTCGAAAAAGTCCCTGGTTTAAAAGTGGTCAAACCAAACTCTAAAAATAAATAATTATTCGTTTTTTAAGATGCTTCCTCGGCGGGTGGGTATAATTTAGATTTTTCTTACTTTACATACATACCAATCCAATGAAGCTCGCTGGGTAGTGTCAGTTTACTTAATATCATCTCTATCCAATGATGCAGAAAATTAACCTGTCCGAAGCCCTCTCACATCATTGATGCTAAAGCTTCTGGTAAAAATATGGTTTTATTCCAGCATCAGAGTATCGTTTATTAATAGTTAGTCAAAGGTAACTAGTGAATAAGAATGAAAATTTAGTATCGATGTCTGGCGATCCCATTTTCAGGTATACAGACGGAGAGAACGAATGGGAAGCACCTCATGGAGAAGAGTGCATCGAAGAAATATCTGATCATATAGAGAAGCATATTGGCGAAGTTGCCATGGTTTTTCATGAGTTGATTTCTGACACTGTACATATAGACGTCCATCATGTGAAGCCCTCTCAGAAAAGGCCATTTCATACATTAATCACGTCAGGAATGAGTGATTTAGCCATGAATGTTCCGGCTGAAGTCGAGTCCACGAGCCACATGGAGCTAATGGTGACACTTCCAGAAAGTTGGAAAATTGATGAGAAGTCATTTAATAGTGAAAGTTGGTATTGGCCTGTTAGACAATTAAAATACTTGGCTAGATTTCCACACAAATATGATACCTGGCTAGGATGGGGGCATACCATACCAAATGGAGACCCTGCTCAGTCTTTCTCAGAAAATACAAAACTTAATGGCGTAATCCTTTTGCCACCTATAAATACCTCACCTGAATTCTTGGAGCTTA
Protein-coding regions in this window:
- a CDS encoding HU family DNA-binding protein — encoded protein: MTIKKLPAIKERYTKTQILAELAANTGLTKKEVTAVLDELTDLMERHIKKRGCGEFTLPGLMKIVTKKKPATKARKGVNPFTGEEMMFKAKPASVQVKVTPLKRLKDYALS
- a CDS encoding phospholipase D family protein, translating into MFYNSKTVYSIVKVNERIKELLEDKNRLKIDIRLIYGKNELQPDEIDWLKSLDFVRTSFCKNLHAKCYLNEELAIITSLNLYEFSQVNNNEMGILVQRADEPDLYNDAYEEAQRIIRISDEVRITMEKVDKALETDSSPATSKPKPDKLSTSKIAKSSGLKTNELISQLLQAGYLEEKEGKNYLTQKGKDAGGEFRMSKQFGPYFIWPSSFSIK
- a CDS encoding type II toxin-antitoxin system VapC family toxin, which encodes MGLIIDTNVFIDAENGRLDLSILSGLSAHGDAFIAAVTVSELLVGVHMAKTADIRIRRSAFVEGIIKHIPIMEFSMSVARTYGELYSHFLKPRNKSAKNVHDLQIAATAIAHGFAVLTSNVEDFEKVPGLKVVKPNSKNK
- a CDS encoding type II toxin-antitoxin system Phd/YefM family antitoxin; translation: MDWQHDSISATELARNMASVIDKVRVSGHSVYITKGSQTVAELSPPPKQGFPIEQLGSLLESLPSLGNDAQQMAEDLKEARSHADLPENPWD
- a CDS encoding suppressor of fused domain protein codes for the protein MNKNENLVSMSGDPIFRYTDGENEWEAPHGEECIEEISDHIEKHIGEVAMVFHELISDTVHIDVHHVKPSQKRPFHTLITSGMSDLAMNVPAEVESTSHMELMVTLPESWKIDEKSFNSESWYWPVRQLKYLARFPHKYDTWLGWGHTIPNGDPAQSFSENTKLNGVILLPPINTSPEFLELKIDDNKVIEFFSIVPLYEEEMDLKLTKGCDILLEKLDKNNISDIININRKNVAKKRFGIF
- a CDS encoding YhfG family protein, encoding MPLQLRCVILGEAMTDQELNKRKAYFAKVRLNNYQASLRLEGIEVPNIPPAQNKAEILEKYKATKS
- the recD2 gene encoding SF1B family DNA helicase RecD2; this encodes MSGPVERVTFHSEASGFFVIRVKVKGQRDLVTVTGNTPSITAGEYIEATGIWINDPKHGVQFQAKTIKTIVPTTLEGIEKYLGSGMVKGIGPHFAKRLVKTFGEAVFDVIEQTPERLLELEGIGKKRQVKITSAWAEQKVVRDIMVFLQSHGVGTSRAVRIYKTYGDQAVQKVQENPYQLALDIHGIGFKTADQIAQNIGIAPTSLIRAQAGLRHTLQEFSSQGHCAQPVQDLLKAAESLLEIPQPILSEALAKEIAEERLKPDQINEQEVVFLTPLYRAEQGVANHAQRLLQGQTPWGSIDIDAAIQWVEQKNDITLSSSQRSAVETAVNHKCCVITGGPGVGKTTTVNSILKIIKAKKASVLLCAPTGRAAKRLSESTGLEALTIHRLLEFDPSAFDFKRNQDNPLETDCLIIDETSMVDVVLMNQLLRAVPDDAAVLLVGDVDQLPSVGPGSVLADFIESGQIPVARLTEIFRQAATSKIITSAHAINRGKPPYPSKKGEDTDFFYITVDSAEAAQAMLMKVVTERLPKRYDFHPIDDIQVLCPMNRGGLGARSLNIALQSQLNGDQHPQVTRFGWTYAPGDKVIQTINNYDKEAFNGDIGRVQQVDLEENQLWVDFEGRQVEYAFNELDELSLAYATTIHKSQGSEYPCVVIPMTMQHFMLLERNLLYTGVTRGKQMVVLIGEAKAVAMASKRLTSAKRLTNLVNQLQLAKIG